The following coding sequences lie in one Cloeon dipterum chromosome 1, ieCloDipt1.1, whole genome shotgun sequence genomic window:
- the LOC135948180 gene encoding Kazal peptide Pr13a-like, with product MKFFAIFFAVLAFFAVFASADEKCGGKCRCTKDAVKPFCAKDSNSQNKLTFENECKLKCWNCQRGTAFTFLHDGTCH from the exons ATGAAGTTCTTCGCCATTTTCTTCGCCGTCTTGGCATTCTTCGCCGTTTTCg CATCGGCTGATGAAAAGTGCGGTGGTAAGTGCAGATGCACCAAGGACGCAGTCAAGCCATTCTGCGCAAAGGACAGCAACTCGCAGAACAAGCTTACGTTCGAAAAtgaatgcaaattgaaatgctGGAACTGCCAACGCGGAACAG CATTCACTTTCCTTCACGACGGAACTTGTCATTGA
- the LOC135948174 gene encoding inactive dipeptidyl peptidase 10 isoform X1: MHANVNIERNSWRLPPDETVQVGDPRSKKDDEELVYGGPSEGRNWRGILLSLLVISVVIMGIILAIYTLGYVDELLYWSGRRMDLSEVLGGELRPHRLPSVWLSARHFVFHADDGSLALWSVQTGAITTLVTNHTMRQLDVQGYQVSADRKYVLFRHNVKPVFQHTFTAFYTVYDVFNDHHLPIRLKPGAATHSRLQFASWVGNTTSLLLVHDNDLYLQRTPIPPAAPAKPQVRLTASGVPGEFYNGVPNWLYQEEGLLGDSEKAVWSSVDGSRLLFATFNDTGVRLLQVPWMGPSQGAAGATDATFPSSRTVHYPTPGSSNPDVRLFVLDLEGGNQTATTKWEVVPPLELNDTDFYITAADWVGDSNDFITVTWMNRAQNLSVVTTCHQDQNWTCHEVHIERALESSWVDVEPSPVFSADGSSLLLLCPVQEGAADYFTHITHVSLAPPQRLAVISHGRHEVERIVGWHTAAHLVYYLGTSENGPGQRHLYVAPDPGLSAASNSLDMSLEARRLEPRCLTCRLGQTEHQYENCTYFSALLSPETGHVVIECQGHGTPRAGLHAPLVSLKDKFKLVRMLYVGFQLRGNPASPGPSGVSSGGDIGSRLAQLALPTVKTFEVPLPQNCRARVKLLLPPSWREELRDAAFPVLVEVNGRPGSQAVSDLFSVDWGTYMSSRNDVVYIRIDVRGAGGQGRRASKALYRHLGGVEVQDHITVLRYLLETLPFLDETRVGVWGWGYGGYVTSMLLGTQQSIFKCGIAVSPVTDWLHYNSAFTEKVLGSPTENFKGYVEADATQRARYVPNHALFLIHGLADLSTPFSHGVALARALSEAGILFRYHSYADEGHMLEGVIEHTYTSMEDYLRDCLSLDDDPGSS; this comes from the exons GAGCTGGTGTACGGCGGACCGAGCGAAGGTCGCAACTGGCGGGGCATCCTGCTGTCGCTGCTGGTGATCAGCGTGGTGATCATGGGCATCATCCTGGCCATCTACACGCTGGGCTACGTGGATGAGCTGCTGTACTGGAGCGGCCGTCGTATGGACCTGTCCGAGGTGTTGGGCGGCGAATTGCGGCCGCACCGGCTGCCCTCGGTCTGGCTGTCGGCACGCCACTTCGTCTTCCACGCCGACGACGGTTCGTTAGCGCTGTGGAGCGTTCAGACCGGCGCAATCACCACCCTAGTCACCAATCACACCATG AGACAACTAGACGTGCAAGGATACCAAGTGTCTGCTGACAGAAAATACGTTCTCTTTCGCCACAACGTCAAACCC GTTTTCCAGCACACGTTCACCGCCTTCTACACTGTGTACGACGTATTCAACGA CCACCACTTGCCGATCCGGTTGAAGCCGGGCGCCGCGACGCACAGCCGACTCCAGTTCGCCTCGTGGGTGGGCAACACGACGTCGTTGCTGTTGGTTCACGACAACGACTTGTACCTGCAACGCACCCCCATCCCCCCGGCCGCCCCCGCCAAACCACAGGTTCGGCTGACGGCCAGCGGGGTGCCCGGCGAGTTCTACAACGGCGTGCCAAACTGGCTCTACCAAG AGGAAGGCTTGCTGGGCGACAGTGAAAAGGCTGTGTGGAGCAGCGTCGATGGCTCCAGGCTGCTCTTCGCCACGTTCAACGACACGGGCGTGCGCCTGCTGCAGGTGCCGTGGATGGGACCCTCGCAGGGCGCTGCCGGGGCAACCGATGCAACCTTTCCTTCTTCCAGAACAGTGCACTACCCCACG CCAGGCTCGAGCAACCCCGACGTGCGGCTGTTCGTTCTGGACCTGGAGGGCGGCAACCAAACGGCAACGACCAAGTGGGAGGTGGTGCCGCCGCTCGAGCTCAATGACAC AGATTTCTACATCACGGCGGCGGACTGGGTCGGCGACTCCAACGACTTTATCACTGTCACCTGGATGAATCGGGCGCAGAACTTGAGCGTGGTCACAACTTGCCACCAGGATCAGAATTGGACCTGCCACGAG GTTCATATTGAGCGAGCTCTGGAGTCGTCTTGGGTGGACGTGGAGCCGTCGCCAGTATTTTCGGCCGACGGTAGCAGCCTTTTGTTGCTGTGTCCGGTGCAGGAGGGCGCCGCCGACTACTTTACTCACATCACTCACGTCAGCCTGGCTCCGCCGCAGCGACTCGCGGTCATTAGTCACGGCCGGCACGAGGTCGAGCGGATTGTCGGCTGGCACACTGCTGCTCACTTAGT ATACTATCTGGGCACCTCTGAAAACGGGCCGGGTCAGCGTCACCTCTACGTGGCCCCTGACCCCGGTTTATCAGCGGCCAGCAACAGCCTGGACATGAGCCTAGAGGCACGTCGTCTGGAGCCGCGCTGTTTGACGTGCCGCCTGGGCCAAACGGAGCACCAATACGAAAACTGCACCTATTTCTCGGCCCTGCTCAGCCCTGAGACGGGGCACGTGGTGATCGAGTGCCAGGGCCACGGCACTCCCAGGGCTGGCCTCCACGCACCCCTCGTCTCGCTCAAGGACAAGTTCAAACTGGTCCGCATGCTCTACGTAGGCTTCCAACTCAGGGGCAACCCTGCATCCCCTGGACCTTCAG GTGTGTCATCTGGAGGCGATATAGGATCGAGGCTGGCTCAACTGGCGTTGCCTACTGTAAAAACCTTCGAGGTGCCTCTTCCCCAAAACTGCAGAGCAAGGGTGAAACTCCTGCTTCCGCCGAGTTGGAGAGAAGAGTTGCGGGATGCCGCCTTCCCTGTTTTAGTTGAAGT AAATGGAAGGCCGGGCAGCCAGGCGGTGTCGGACTTGTTCAGCGTGGACTGGGGCACCTACATGTCGAGTCGCAACGACGTCGTCTACATTAGAATCGACGTGAGGGGTGCAGGAGGACAGGGCAGAAGAGCCTCCAAAGCTTTATATCGCCACCTTGGTGGCGTTGAAGTACAAGATCATATTACAGTTCTCAg GTATTTGCTGGAAACGCTGCCCTTCCTCGATGAGACCAGGGTAGGCGTGTGGGGCTGGGGCTACGGCGGCTACGTCACCTCCATGCTCCTCGGCACGCAGCAAAGTATTTTTAAGTGCGGCATCGCAGTTTCTCCAGTCACAGACTGGCTTCATTACA ATTCTGCCTTCACTGAGAAGGTTCTCGGCTCGCCCACCGAGAACTTCAAGGGCTACGTCGAAGCAGACGCAACCCAGCGGGCGCGCTACGTGCCCAATCACGCTCTCTTCCTCATCCACGGCCTCGCCGACCTGAGCACGCCCTTCTCGCACGGGGTCGCCCTCGCCAGGGCGCTCTCGGAGGCCGGCATACTTTTCAGATATCAC AGCTACGCCGACGAAGGGCACATGCTGGAAGGTGTGATTGAGCACACGTACACGTCGATGGAGGACTACCTGAGAGACTGCCTGAGCCTGGACGATGACCCTGGCAGCTCGTAA
- the LOC135948174 gene encoding inactive dipeptidyl peptidase 10 isoform X2, with translation MQASTSGGKGDIDKNGQDEDEEELVYGGPSEGRNWRGILLSLLVISVVIMGIILAIYTLGYVDELLYWSGRRMDLSEVLGGELRPHRLPSVWLSARHFVFHADDGSLALWSVQTGAITTLVTNHTMRQLDVQGYQVSADRKYVLFRHNVKPVFQHTFTAFYTVYDVFNDHHLPIRLKPGAATHSRLQFASWVGNTTSLLLVHDNDLYLQRTPIPPAAPAKPQVRLTASGVPGEFYNGVPNWLYQEEGLLGDSEKAVWSSVDGSRLLFATFNDTGVRLLQVPWMGPSQGAAGATDATFPSSRTVHYPTPGSSNPDVRLFVLDLEGGNQTATTKWEVVPPLELNDTDFYITAADWVGDSNDFITVTWMNRAQNLSVVTTCHQDQNWTCHEVHIERALESSWVDVEPSPVFSADGSSLLLLCPVQEGAADYFTHITHVSLAPPQRLAVISHGRHEVERIVGWHTAAHLVYYLGTSENGPGQRHLYVAPDPGLSAASNSLDMSLEARRLEPRCLTCRLGQTEHQYENCTYFSALLSPETGHVVIECQGHGTPRAGLHAPLVSLKDKFKLVRMLYVGFQLRGNPASPGPSGVSSGGDIGSRLAQLALPTVKTFEVPLPQNCRARVKLLLPPSWREELRDAAFPVLVEVNGRPGSQAVSDLFSVDWGTYMSSRNDVVYIRIDVRGAGGQGRRASKALYRHLGGVEVQDHITVLRYLLETLPFLDETRVGVWGWGYGGYVTSMLLGTQQSIFKCGIAVSPVTDWLHYNSAFTEKVLGSPTENFKGYVEADATQRARYVPNHALFLIHGLADLSTPFSHGVALARALSEAGILFRYHSYADEGHMLEGVIEHTYTSMEDYLRDCLSLDDDPGSS, from the exons GAGCTGGTGTACGGCGGACCGAGCGAAGGTCGCAACTGGCGGGGCATCCTGCTGTCGCTGCTGGTGATCAGCGTGGTGATCATGGGCATCATCCTGGCCATCTACACGCTGGGCTACGTGGATGAGCTGCTGTACTGGAGCGGCCGTCGTATGGACCTGTCCGAGGTGTTGGGCGGCGAATTGCGGCCGCACCGGCTGCCCTCGGTCTGGCTGTCGGCACGCCACTTCGTCTTCCACGCCGACGACGGTTCGTTAGCGCTGTGGAGCGTTCAGACCGGCGCAATCACCACCCTAGTCACCAATCACACCATG AGACAACTAGACGTGCAAGGATACCAAGTGTCTGCTGACAGAAAATACGTTCTCTTTCGCCACAACGTCAAACCC GTTTTCCAGCACACGTTCACCGCCTTCTACACTGTGTACGACGTATTCAACGA CCACCACTTGCCGATCCGGTTGAAGCCGGGCGCCGCGACGCACAGCCGACTCCAGTTCGCCTCGTGGGTGGGCAACACGACGTCGTTGCTGTTGGTTCACGACAACGACTTGTACCTGCAACGCACCCCCATCCCCCCGGCCGCCCCCGCCAAACCACAGGTTCGGCTGACGGCCAGCGGGGTGCCCGGCGAGTTCTACAACGGCGTGCCAAACTGGCTCTACCAAG AGGAAGGCTTGCTGGGCGACAGTGAAAAGGCTGTGTGGAGCAGCGTCGATGGCTCCAGGCTGCTCTTCGCCACGTTCAACGACACGGGCGTGCGCCTGCTGCAGGTGCCGTGGATGGGACCCTCGCAGGGCGCTGCCGGGGCAACCGATGCAACCTTTCCTTCTTCCAGAACAGTGCACTACCCCACG CCAGGCTCGAGCAACCCCGACGTGCGGCTGTTCGTTCTGGACCTGGAGGGCGGCAACCAAACGGCAACGACCAAGTGGGAGGTGGTGCCGCCGCTCGAGCTCAATGACAC AGATTTCTACATCACGGCGGCGGACTGGGTCGGCGACTCCAACGACTTTATCACTGTCACCTGGATGAATCGGGCGCAGAACTTGAGCGTGGTCACAACTTGCCACCAGGATCAGAATTGGACCTGCCACGAG GTTCATATTGAGCGAGCTCTGGAGTCGTCTTGGGTGGACGTGGAGCCGTCGCCAGTATTTTCGGCCGACGGTAGCAGCCTTTTGTTGCTGTGTCCGGTGCAGGAGGGCGCCGCCGACTACTTTACTCACATCACTCACGTCAGCCTGGCTCCGCCGCAGCGACTCGCGGTCATTAGTCACGGCCGGCACGAGGTCGAGCGGATTGTCGGCTGGCACACTGCTGCTCACTTAGT ATACTATCTGGGCACCTCTGAAAACGGGCCGGGTCAGCGTCACCTCTACGTGGCCCCTGACCCCGGTTTATCAGCGGCCAGCAACAGCCTGGACATGAGCCTAGAGGCACGTCGTCTGGAGCCGCGCTGTTTGACGTGCCGCCTGGGCCAAACGGAGCACCAATACGAAAACTGCACCTATTTCTCGGCCCTGCTCAGCCCTGAGACGGGGCACGTGGTGATCGAGTGCCAGGGCCACGGCACTCCCAGGGCTGGCCTCCACGCACCCCTCGTCTCGCTCAAGGACAAGTTCAAACTGGTCCGCATGCTCTACGTAGGCTTCCAACTCAGGGGCAACCCTGCATCCCCTGGACCTTCAG GTGTGTCATCTGGAGGCGATATAGGATCGAGGCTGGCTCAACTGGCGTTGCCTACTGTAAAAACCTTCGAGGTGCCTCTTCCCCAAAACTGCAGAGCAAGGGTGAAACTCCTGCTTCCGCCGAGTTGGAGAGAAGAGTTGCGGGATGCCGCCTTCCCTGTTTTAGTTGAAGT AAATGGAAGGCCGGGCAGCCAGGCGGTGTCGGACTTGTTCAGCGTGGACTGGGGCACCTACATGTCGAGTCGCAACGACGTCGTCTACATTAGAATCGACGTGAGGGGTGCAGGAGGACAGGGCAGAAGAGCCTCCAAAGCTTTATATCGCCACCTTGGTGGCGTTGAAGTACAAGATCATATTACAGTTCTCAg GTATTTGCTGGAAACGCTGCCCTTCCTCGATGAGACCAGGGTAGGCGTGTGGGGCTGGGGCTACGGCGGCTACGTCACCTCCATGCTCCTCGGCACGCAGCAAAGTATTTTTAAGTGCGGCATCGCAGTTTCTCCAGTCACAGACTGGCTTCATTACA ATTCTGCCTTCACTGAGAAGGTTCTCGGCTCGCCCACCGAGAACTTCAAGGGCTACGTCGAAGCAGACGCAACCCAGCGGGCGCGCTACGTGCCCAATCACGCTCTCTTCCTCATCCACGGCCTCGCCGACCTGAGCACGCCCTTCTCGCACGGGGTCGCCCTCGCCAGGGCGCTCTCGGAGGCCGGCATACTTTTCAGATATCAC AGCTACGCCGACGAAGGGCACATGCTGGAAGGTGTGATTGAGCACACGTACACGTCGATGGAGGACTACCTGAGAGACTGCCTGAGCCTGGACGATGACCCTGGCAGCTCGTAA